agaaactatttgacgggatttttatatcaatgcaagtttagttccgattttacacccgttggactgcaagtatacaggtcgcaattgtagtacaagatgtgtatcgagtcgatcccacgaggagcaatttaaccaattactaagcccttgttctctctattatttagactacaaTTAAATTGAGCAGAGAAAGTCTAatgctgtaatctacaaatctgatatacaaatctagtttaacaaatgctgaatgcaaatagagaaatttcacttaaggaagattctagggatgtagattccacttatgacataaacaacacaaatgaatggatttacttcttgatattattcttgtttaaccagagattcatttccaaaatttccaagtctcattttcatgatgaaatggcctaaagcaatatagatttccctattttcatggtgaaatactactactactctgttttatttcatgaaatgctaaataatccacctaagtgtatctctattttcatgaacatacaactcaagctctactcatgtgtttccattgttattaccaatcctcattgaacaataacaactaATAACaagctattggtgatcaatcaacaacaagtaatcacagctacacaagtagacaagttaataaaAGATCTAACAAGTGTACATCACCTtcaattcatattatttagccataagtttcatctactccctagataaagaaaattagctactcatgaatgatttaacaatcaaactcacaagtttattaatgcaaaacatcatgaagtacaagtataagaaagataaaagaaagcttagccaattgaaggtgaagctctccaattcctgctatgttcttgcacaagatgattacaagtgaaaactccaaatgcttctctaagaactcttctagagagaaaacttgttacaagaaggaaaactagctacctATCTCCTTGCTTCTCCcctgtgtttctgcataaaaggtggtagaaattccattcctctcacttcataatttcctccactcagattttgtaaaaagaagtcaaagatatgatgtttccttttgtccacactcatttggtcttctcttttattgcagaagcatgtgccaccgatttctgtccctcaaaatagctggaaaagttgtgagaaaggtaaagaaaaacggctgtgccacttgctgaggagagagacagatccgagcctcggatccgagggCTGAaaatgatccgagctcggatcatagGATCCGAGGACTTCccatgatggatccgaggtcggatcgtccTGACCTCGGATATACTccgccagaagtacagacgaggggtCGGATCCCTCTTGtacacacggatccgagctcggatccgtgttgagcaattttccagtttttcacttcttccctttttctacatttttgctcccactttcttgtgtactttgtcctctggatgaccctgacatttctttcaacttgtgcatgaatttcatacatcaattaccttcacaatttcacaaaattaacgcattaatccactcatttatcaatttcttaacccttaaacaatatttaagcaattatcaccaaaagagttcaaatatggctttaatcttctcaaaacataccaaaaattcatgccaaattcgtacaaaatgtacgttaaatattcacttatcactatTCAGATTTGGTGTTTTTGGCTAAGGGCATTTCTTTATAATCTCATAAATAAGTTCAAATCTGCATAATTGTTAAAGATCTGAATTGAAACTATcttgattataaaaaattggtgcaaataatattttctaaatttgaaattgtagaaaatggtAAGTAAAATCAGAAGAAATTCCTCATATGAATTCGAATTGCAAACTATAAGTAGAAACTGCTTAATGATATTTTCCATTGTTTACTTGTATAAGTATTCAATATAACATCTCTACTTAATTGACTCGTTTGAACTATGGATAATAGTTGTTtcaatcaaatcaagaaatattatTTATCATTGTACAACATACAATTATGAGTAAATGAATTAATACAATGCAATCAAAATGGTGCTGTAGCTAAAGCATTTAAACTCATCAAGTTCCACTACAAATTCTTTTACATAGCATAAAAAagcaaattttttgtatttgaaactaTATAAACAATATAATACAAGAACGAGATCATAacatggaaagcaaatagagtgCAAATGACATCTTAGTACTATGTAGCATGATTATTCTCTTTTTTAGTTTCAATGAAGTACAAAATTCTAAGTTAATAAATTTTACAATCATAAAATTTCCAATTAAAATAAACACAAGTTGAATTCGAAATCATATTACATGAAAAAATAACTACTTGAACCATAACTGCTGGAATGTAGTCAACAGATCCCTAGAGTCAAGAATAATAGGAGAAAGTTCATGAGACATAAGGttatttgacttaaataaagaTATAATATCTTGGCTGAGGAGGAGAAGATGATAAAATTACTTTTCTAATTATTTTAGAAAGTGACAACATTATCTCAAATTGTACTTTGACCAGAGACAGAATCTCTGGAATCTACTAAGAAAAATAATACAATTAGTCAGTTTTTGGAATTAGAAGTATCAAAAGGCAAACTATATGGAATTCTTGAATAAACCAATCATCatgaaaaaaaactaaaatcgaAGAAGACAAACCCAAAGAACTCATCTCAATTTAAAGGAAAAACTATGCATTCCACCAAATATTTAATAGCCATAATAAAATCAAAGAGGTGAAAtcgaaaaagaagaaaggataTCAGCTAAACATGAGGACATAAATATGATAATAATTGTTCAAATAATAATTAAGTTaattaattgtaattaaaatCCAATTATGTCAACATCCAATTAATTCCTTAACGGATGAGAAAGGTTTCAGGAAATTGGAAGGCTTGAATGTTagtataataaataattaaaaggaCTTTTATGTAATTCTATCAAAATACAAGCTTTATTCAGTTGTACTTGATACTCAACTTGGCACCAAATATTGTAACATACCAAACCTGCCCCTAACCTAAAATGTCTGAAAGGTTATCTAAGTAATTATAGTGAAATTAAAGCTATAATGACTTGTACTCAATGTTCCAATTACTCTTTAAACACTCTCACATTCCCAAAATAGTCTCACCCCTGCGGTTGAAATCTAGTCCTAAACCcgttcttatatagtataaggatataaaaaatataactaGGGGGAGTGCCTGAGCATCGCGCGGGTGTTTGGTGCCTGTGGGGAAGGAGGTTTTTTTGTTGAATAAACAATAGTACATtgtgagaaaaataaaacttagtatGAAAGATAAATGATATAATCAATCAATTCATACAGCGTTACAATAAAACTGTGTCAAATTGAAAGTCGTTGATAATGCAGAAAGGCAGAGCAACACAGAAAACTAACCTTATTCCAGAATCCTTACCAAGAGCTCTTACTTGCTGTTGCTCCGAACCTATAAGATTATAACCAACCCAAACCAATTAGGGTTAGGCAACGCGATAAGAGTCGCTAATTGTAGGTACTAAAAACACACCAACAAAATTAAGGGAGGAACTGAAAAATTGGAGGGGGTGCATTCTAACTTCACGCTGAACCACCAGGAGTAGTTGGGACTGAAGagtattttgatctgattagtatgaAGCCAGGTAGAATTATCCCAATCCTAAAATGCAAATAGGGAGAAACTGATAATTAACCGTTTAGGCATTAACATACTAATAGTTGGGCAATTGAATTGGGTGTAATTAATGACGAAATAATAAGCAATTTTAGAATTGAGCTCGAATGGAAGAGAAAACGATGAGGCAAATCATTGTAgacaaaggaaaaaaggaaaaacttagCTTCTGAAGTTGAAAGGGGATAAACTGACCAACGTTTGTGGTTCATAAATGCAGATTATAAATGATAGAGAAATGAGTTCCTACCATTGATAGAGAAATCGTTGGCTCATTTTCTAAATCCGATTACCATTCAAACGTTTCAGACAAAGCAACATCTCAAACGGTTATCTGTGGCTGAAAAGGGGAATTATTGGTAGCTGAGGGATATTTTGGTATTTACACCAACACACAAGCATATATGGATTATACAAAATGCAAAAACAATTGCACACTAATTACACATTCCATCAATACCCAGATGGCTCAGCAATGACaactttaaatgtattaaaATGAGATTATTTCAGTAAACATACCCAAATAATTGCTTCCTTAACTTGTACCTAAAGCTTTTAAACTAATACACAACATTTCATATTTCCAAAAAGCCCCCACCtatgcggttgaaattcaacctatctttgaccaaaactcaatcttatatagtataaggaaatATAATTAATTAGGAAAATGTTAAAATATGAGAATGCAAGATTTGTAAAACTAGTCATTTGTGAAGTAATTGCTAAGTTGTAAACCATAAATATTGACCCCACAATTATGAATTACTGGTCTTTAATGAAAAAATAGTGCTCAAAATTTCTTTCAAGATTTTTTGGGTTCATTGTAGCCTATATACGTATGTAGGCATATATAGCAAGGGGTTGAACATGTAATaatcattaaaaataattatttgttaatttttttatgtCCCTTTCTCTTCTAATTAATATTGGGTTCGAATTGTTAATTCGAATGTATTACTTAGTCTTGGGACAAATATTGCAGCTTGATGTACGCTAGCCAGAATCTTAGATTCCTGATCCGCTACATGCCTTCTGATTTTTCTTATTCTTCTACTATAAAGATGGAAATCATATTTATCCAACTCTAAAGCAATTAAGCAGCTAAAACCATTGAATATTTGAAAAGTTGTAGGAATGGAAAATGTTGAGAACTTTGGTGAGCTTCTTGAAGCTCAAACTCATGCATGGAATCAAATGGTCAACTACAGGAAGTCTGCGTCTCTAAAATGTGCAGTTGAGTTGGGAATCCCAGAAGTCATATATCAACATGGGAAGCCCATCACACTATCTGAGCTGATTTCTTGACTTCCAATCAACCCTTCTAAATCTCACCATATTTATCCCTTAATGTGATTCTTTGTAAATTCTGGCTTCTTTGCTCAACAAAATCAAGGGTTTGTGCTCACGACTGCAGGGCGTCTTCTTTTGAAAGATGAGCATTTCAGTGTAAGGCCACTTATCTTTCTAACAAGTCATCGTATGTTAGTGAAGCCCTGGAATTTCTTAGCTGAGTGGTTCAAGAATAATGATGCTTCTCCATTTGAAACTGCGCATGGGAAAAGCTTGTGGGGTTATGCTGCTGGAGAACCTGAGTTTGGAAAATCTTTAATGAAGCCATGGCTAGTGATTCTAATTTAACCATGGAGGTGCTGATGCAGATTTGTGTTTGAGGGCTTGGAATCATCAGTGGATATTGGGGGTGGCACAGGCAAAGATGGTAGAGCAATTGTCCAAAATTTTCCTAACTTGAAATGTGTTGTGTGTGATCTCCCCCATGTGGTTGCCAACCAAGAGGGATCTCAGAACTTGGACTTTGTTGCTGGAGATGGTACCTCATGGTAATGCAATCCTACTCGAGGTAACTTAATTTTAAGTTATTTTCAAACATCCTTCCCTTAAATACCATTTGAATCATCAAGGAACAGTGCAGGAATTTTGACATAATAATATGGTCTGGGATCATTTCAAGAAACAGAAATAATCGTTTCAACATCTAGCTAGTTTTGTGAGTTGAGTTAGCGTGTCCTTATGTTTGTCTCGAGATGATAGATTAATACCTGCAAAAAGAAGTGGAGTTGTTTGCTGCTCAATTTAGATCATTGTAAAACAAAGATGGAGCACTATATATAACCTTTACTCTGTGATTTTATCGGCAAAAAGCGGACTCTCCATGACTGGAGTGATGAAGACTCTGTGAGGATTCTCAAAAACTGCAGAAGGGAGAGACGACGGGGGGGAAGGTGATCATCATAGATATCATAACGGAAAAGCCAAATAGAAGATAATGAGGCAATTGAAACTCAAATGAGCTTCGATATGCAGATGTTGGTTTTATACGGTGCCAAAGAAAGAACTGAGAAAGAATGGGCAACACTCTTCTCGGATGCTGATTTCAGTAGCTACAAGATATTTCCAGTGTTGGGTATATGGTGTCTCATTGAAGTTTATCCTTAAACTGAGGATAATTTGTACTATGACTACTAAGGTGCAATTCTAATCAACCACCCAAGAATTGTTACAATAACCATTCCTAAACGGTGTAGTACCATTTGCGTACATACATGCTAATAGATTGTAATAGTCAATTATTCTTTATGTAGgtctaggggtgcaaacgaatcAAGCCTCGATTCGGGCTCGATCAATATCAAGCTCGAGGTCGAGCTAGTCGAGTCAGAGTCGAGCGTGAGCTTGAGCTCAAAACATTAAACTCGGCTCGCGAgttcgagtatatatatatatatatatatatattttttatttttaatagtaaaattacataaatatccttaatattttattatttattaagaaaaaatattattttatttatttttttaaaaataaaataattattttttatttttttcgagctcgaccTTGAAAATTACCaactcgtcgagctcgagctcgagttcgagtttgatGAAATTAAGTCAAGATTTGACTCGATAaggccaaaactcgactcggttcgattcgtttgcagccctatgTAGGTCTCATACATATTACTTTTGTCTCCGTTATGAATTATACAAGTAATTCATGATGAATTATAACTTGTTCAAATAGTAATACACCGTTCAGAAATAATTGTACTCCTTTATTGTCATCAAAATTTGTGTGATTTgtagagctgttaatcgaacCGGGTAGCTCGCGAGCCGAGCTCGACCCGGCTCGATaagagctcgactcggctcgtttacAGAGAGAAACGAGCCGAGCTTGAGCTCTACTCAATACTCGTTTATTAAACGAGCCGAGCACAGCTCGGCTCGTTGAAGCTCGTGAGGCTCGAAGGGTAGGGGTATTGTCGTCATTTCATCGTATATGTGGTACTAAACCTAAGTCATCTCCCGTCTGTACTCTGTAGCcctaatttttctttcctcttttacTCTAACCTTTTCCCGCATAGCAGCCATGAGCCGTCACCCTCCATTCTCAGTCACACACCGCACGCCGCACACACCCTCCATTCTCACCGCCAGGCGCCATCCCTAACCTCCCCTGATTCCTCTTTCTGTCAACTCTTTTCCAGTTCCACACCCGCAGCCGCACCCTCCATTCTCACCACCGTCACCGACTCACCATACGGAGCAGCCGCACCCTCCTTCTCGTGACTCCATGAGCAGCACCATACGGAGCCACCTCGGTAGAGCCAGGGGCTATGCACGGAGCACTGGGATGCATCACCCCAGAAGTCCTTGAGAAATATCTTAAAGTGGACTTTAAGGAGCCAGTGTGGTTCAAAGCCGGAGCACAGATCTTCTCAGAAGGTGGGCTTGACTACTTGGGAAACCCCAACCTTGTCCATGCTTAGAGCATTCTGGCAGTGCTCGGCTTCCAAGTTGTTCTCATGGGTCTTGTTGAAGGATATAGAATCAATGGTCTTGAAGGCGTCGAAGAGGGCAATGATCTCTACGGTGGCCACTACTTTGATTCTCTTGGTCTAGCCGATGACCCTGTTACCTTTGCTGAGCTTAAGGTGAAGGAAATCAAGAATGGAAGGCTTGCAATGTTCTCCATGTTCGGCTTCTTTGTCCAAGCTATTGTCACTGGCAAAGGCCCTCTTGAAAATCTCTTGGACCATCTTGACAACCCAGTTGCTAACAATGCCTGGTCTATGCCACCAAGTTTGTCCCCGGATCGTAAAGTTTTCTTGCTTTGTCTGGACTAAAATTTGTGAATGGAAacttttttattaatttatatttattttgccCAAGTATATAAAGCAATTGAGCTCATGTACCGTCACGGATCCGCGATAGATAATCTGTTTTGGACATTTTGGTCACTGATGTGTTGTGGAAATGTTGAATTGGAGATGATAAATCAGGGAAAGTTTATCTTCTTTTGTTAGGCTAAATACGAGTGTGGCAGGACCTGATGTGGTGTCTCCCGTaaacgagctcgagctcgagcttcgaGCTCGATGAGCTCGCTCGATctcaaactcgagttcgagcccGAGCTCGAATTTTCTACCAATATATCGAGTCGATCTCGAGCGCCTTGTGAAGCTCGAATTACTAATCGAGCTCGCTCGAGCTAGCTCGATTAGaggttcgagtcgagctcgattgTCCtatgctcgagctcgactcggctcgtttaacAGCTCTAGTGATTTGTGGACCTTGTTAtccatttttttccccttgaaTAAATTTTGGACCTAGTTATCACCACGCTAGTGCTTGATTTAGAATTGAGATGAGGTAACGCATCAAGTAATTTAGTTAGGCCcggtttgaattgctattttttgccaaaaaaaattacatttgtcataaattttttttacacaTTTCTTAATTAccttttacctcacatatatcgtATCCTTAAAAAAGttctataatatttttttccctcaaaaactctttgaaaattttcaatccaaacaaCCTCTTAGTGTTTTAGCAATGCAAAATGTGAATATGCAAATATAAGATTATACCAGCAGTAGTAAACTAgcgtaggaaagattaattgaTCTCATTAACCCTTTTGAATAGTTGGGAAAATTATTGCACCAAAACACATGTAAgattaaaaagtaaaaaatgttgCATTGAACAAAGACAGCCCCTATATGCTTATTTATTGACAATATAGTTgtattttctacaaaaaaaaaataaaaaataaaatggaagCCCAATATTTTGCCCAACAATTACACTGCCTTTTCCCTCCATTATTTACCCTCCTAATTCCTAAATCCCAGTAACCCCGCCACCAATGGCGGAGCAGCCAGTAGCCAAACGGCCGGCCACGCAGCCAACAACCATAGACGACCTTCCAGAAAACCTCCTCATCCGCATCCTCTCCTTGCTCCCCCTGATTTCCGCCATACAAACTAGCTTCATTTCTAGAAAATGGCGTAACCTCTGGCATTCCCTTCCTTCCCTGAAATTCAAGATCACCAAATTCCCTCGTAACCCCGCCAGCCCACTTTCTTTAATTGTCCAACAGTTCTCCGACTTCGTTTCCCAAACCCTCATCAACCGCCCCAACACCCTTCCCCTCCGCAAATTCTCCTTGCTCTTCCTCTACTCCTCCAATCACCGCTATCGCTCCCTCGTCACCACCTGGCTCCGCTATGCCCTTGATTGCAGCGTCAAGGAACTTAATTTCAGATTTGCCGTCTATCCTAAACGTCGTGAGAATAATGATGGCTCTGAAAATAGCCCATATTATGATTTTCATCTTTCTGATCTCATGAATAATACGTCCGTTATTCGTTTGATGTTATGCCGCTGTGAGATTATCATGCCTTCGCGTAATTTGGTTCGTTTTGAATCGCTGCGGTCTTTAGAACTTGTTGAGGTGGATTTATCCGATGAGTTGCTTTCGGACTTGATCTTGAGGTGTGAGAATCTTAAGAAGCTTGTTCTTAGGCAGTTTCATGGGTTGAGGAAGTTTAGGATTGTTTCTGAGAAGCTCCAGGATTTAGAATTGAGCCGGTACTATGTTGAAAATGCAGAAGATTTTGATTCATCAGTTGAGATATGTACACCAAACCTGTCGAGGATAGAGATACGTTATTTCTATGTGGCAAATTATAAAGGGGACTTATCCTCTGTTGTTGAGGCTGAATTGAGACTTCTTGAAAGAGAGACAGAGGGCTATATTTTTCAGTGCTGGAGCAAACCCATGAGCTTGTTAACTGGTGTCCAGCGTCTCACTGTTCAAAACAATTTGCTCTTGGTAATTCTTTTCCTGATACTAGTCGAATATGATATGAGCCTTTCTATCGTATTACCTACCCATATTTGCTGCAGATCTTGGGAAGCATAATATGGACTTGATTTTGGATCTATGATTAGAGCCGGAAATCCATATACCGCTGGATATGAAAATTAAGTAAATAGTACAAGTATAGAGACCCAGGCTTGAATATTTGCCACAATGTCAGAAAATTTTGGATTTGTTGGAAGTTTACTACATTCAGGGCAGGCACACTAAACGTGGTCCTTGGACTTGGTTTATGTAAACGGTAGGACCAGATGAGTGGTATATTAGTGGACTTTGTTTCCAACTTCTGCATTGCTGTACCCTAGGATTGGTGTGTTAATGGACTTTTTCTCAAATTCTGCGTCGGTGTTGGAACACTTAAGTGTCATGGTTTTGGTGTGCCTAAGATTTGCATTTATAATCTCCATTTCCTTTATCTTTATATCTTTATAGATATATGCATGTATGCCTATAGTCTTAGAAAGTATTATTGTAATATCCATTGTTTGCCTCGTACTCATGTTAGTTTTTCATATGTGAAGTTTATACATTCAGAGATGAAGCCTGATGAGTCATTTCAATTCAAAAATCTCAAGCATTTGGAGTTGAAAACGGGGTATACTCATAGTGAGATGGTTGGTCTTGCTGCGTTGCTTATGCAAGCCCCCGTACTTGAGACCCTTGTCCTTGATTATGTCTACCAGACAGAGAAAGAGGTAAGTAAGCTGACTTGTTTCAGGCTCTCGGTCTCAAGATGCAAGTTTATTTCGTCGTTTTCTATTGCACACCTTAAGTTGAATTTAATTCCTTTCAGGCAAGCTTCTGTGATGACTTTAAGGCTAGGCCTTTCACATTTGATATACCTACTCTCCAGGAGGTGAAAATGACGAACTTTAGAAACACTGATCTCGAATATCATGTGTTGGCCCTCTTAGGACGTGAAAAGGTTGTCTTAAATAAGGTTGTTTTGGTCCCTGCAAAACCGGAAAGATCATCCTTGAGTGGACCAATGGTTTTTGATTTGACTGCATATGAAGATTGGACTTCAGCGATCGCTGCATTGTTGAGACATCGTTTGGTTCCCCAGAAGTAACATAAGCTTTTGAATAGAAAATCTCTGGCAGCGCATTCACATTTTGGCTTCCAAGTGTAATCTGTGATCTCCATAGATATCAACTTGTGATCTCCGATCAGGCCAGAGAGCTTCTAGTGTCTGGAGTTTTCATTGCTAAAAATTGTTTCAAACATAACAACGATTGTATAAGAATGTGTATGAATGTTTTGATTATGAGATGGAGGTCAACTTCCCAGTCTTAGCATTATTTGGTTTGTTGTTTTATTTGAGTCCTTGTCACTCCTTGGTAAGAATTCTGTGAACCTGCAACCTTTGATGATCAGCTGTAATGACTCAACGGGTAAGTCCAAAAATCCGCACAATATCAGAGAAAGTGATGTGTTACAGGTATCAAGAATCTCGTCAATTGTCATATTGACACTAATCCTTTGATCAAGTCATCAAACTCCAACAATTAGGAAAGCTGAACCAGCGGATTGCTTCCAATTTTACTAACATAGAGTTAATTCAGTTGAAGAGAAGGGAGTAAAATTGAGTGCACGGAAACCAATTGTCACTAATTGGAAAGCTGAACCAACCTATGTTAGACGCAATAATACTTGAAAAAGTACCACACATTTCACCGTAACTGTTGTAGCATTTAGATAAAATGGATGGCACAAAGTAAAATACGCTAATTTGCATTCTTATAATCATACCAAGGACCAACCAATGAACAAGTAACTTTATTGTATTTATTTTGGTTTTCCTCTTTTATGGTGTCATATATTTATGGATAAATTATTGATAACCCTCTTGTGATTTCATTTATTGTCACTTAACTTCCTAACATTTTAAAATCTTTACTCATTCCTCTGTGGTTTCATATAAGCTAGTACTTTAACGGAAAACAGCCTATATGTAACATCATTAGTTAAAATACCAGTAATGTCCTTACTTAAATGCTAAGTCAAACTACGATTTAATCATCTTGTACAAAATCATAGGGGGATTATGTTGATAAATGTAAAAATTACAAGGGAGTAGAGTGCATATTTATGCAAATTATAGGGAGTTAAGTGGATATTATGATTTTATCACACGCATCTTTAGAACACATGTGGTCTATTTCATACAATTGATTATGCATTCCGTCCATTTTTAGCCTTACATAAAATCACAAGGGAATAATATGACTATTTAAAAACTTTAGGGAGGGTCATCTAGTATtatacaaaactaaaggggggttatatgtaatttatccAATATTTATGGAAgtgttttttgttgtttactttgacaaaaaaccaaaacaaacaaACTCACGATACTTGTATGAAATTTGGATAACTACTTtgtcaaatttcttttttttttttacacattTTCAAgctattttttttcattttttttttgtttttcatcaATTATTCAACTATATATTCGTATCCAATTATTAATAAATACACCTTaaaaaaaatggcaatccaaacagagccttACCCCACTCCCAATTTGAGTATTAAATCCCCCTTCCCGCCACCATTGGCAAATCACCACAACAAAAATGGAAACAAGCAATTCCATCTCCGCCACCATAGAAGACCTTCCTGAGAGCATCCTCCTCCACATTCTCTCCTTCCTCCCGACCACCACCGCCGTCCAAACCTCAGCCGTAGCACCCAAATGGCGCAACCTCTGGCACTCCATTCCCGTCCTCCATTTCAACATCCGCAAGTTCCACTCTTGCG
Above is a genomic segment from Coffea eugenioides isolate CCC68of chromosome 5, Ceug_1.0, whole genome shotgun sequence containing:
- the LOC113770803 gene encoding F-box/LRR-repeat protein At3g26922-like, which translates into the protein MAEQPVAKRPATQPTTIDDLPENLLIRILSLLPLISAIQTSFISRKWRNLWHSLPSLKFKITKFPRNPASPLSLIVQQFSDFVSQTLINRPNTLPLRKFSLLFLYSSNHRYRSLVTTWLRYALDCSVKELNFRFAVYPKRRENNDGSENSPYYDFHLSDLMNNTSVIRLMLCRCEIIMPSRNLVRFESLRSLELVEVDLSDELLSDLILRCENLKKLVLRQFHGLRKFRIVSEKLQDLELSRYYVENAEDFDSSVEICTPNLSRIEIRYFYVANYKGDLSSVVEAELRLLERETEGYIFQCWSKPMSLLTGVQRLTVQNNLLLFIHSEMKPDESFQFKNLKHLELKTGYTHSEMVGLAALLMQAPVLETLVLDYVYQTEKEASFCDDFKARPFTFDIPTLQEVKMTNFRNTDLEYHVLALLGREKVVLNKVVLVPAKPERSSLSGPMVFDLTAYEDWTSAIAALLRHRLVPQK